Proteins found in one Oncorhynchus mykiss isolate Arlee chromosome 3, USDA_OmykA_1.1, whole genome shotgun sequence genomic segment:
- the notchl gene encoding neurogenic locus notch homolog protein 1 isoform X4, with protein sequence MMLVLWTAVLLGLSRWCRVAAASPGGDPWAQCPSRQCKATFGDGSCDKECTEPECLRDGFDCLRDKGHCNSGHIHYCRDHYANSYCDQGCESAACGWDGSDCHRHHSPLWAKGTLLLHTHVPLQQGTFSNSSLLWALSTLLQTPLKLRGMVPLDPSKDLFTFNPQQLENLLAQASSDDSNGSLLFLQVDNRPCSHLPSTCFPYAIEAANFLRAATSSTRVSVPSHPELKAIISVRGVGEEIGGREEDPVEEKEETNGGTGATPPWLWAVIGVATGLVLALVLMVVLAIRRVRRRRAEREGGERVRHRSTVTENDSGANVAKAWAQHTPHREQRGRTGREKDRNGIKKKKAKEAEKKRRRDPLGEDAIRLRPLKKDLDIGSDTDFTQSSMEDINRSICDHRTQEQKHYRSPPSHPQPPIQPPPRGWERNAVPSTQHRAPNQSGSVQWCGPDGSVVLIRAVRSGLDRVVLELLRAGVPVNNTDHTGRSALHWASSVNHLSLTRTLTRYGAAVDLQDNKGETALFLSALHGCYDTARFLLLNGANQDLSDRRGRRALDVAREGMHHQVLELLLAHRVQRGPIPMEQANDMLWDERALLYSQWVNSPGLPGRSASFSGVIGHRDMSSPPPSDWSMGRVQCPSPQNWRPQLNQSVTALVTPRIMGRPPRPISTLQEVTSEDEDRERPQEVPRAATPHFLLPQPAPRQRSFSCTQNAMQRRSSSQQPEPTYVALSEKIANEPIERVIVVPPTDAPIQSNRRSIVDSSDNPNRAAPEIETASFKKADQKARNEKLNNHMPDSKQTAL encoded by the exons ATGATGCTGGTGCTGTGGACAGCTGTTCTGTTGGGTTTGAGCAGGTGGTGTCGAG TAGCAGCAGCATCTCCCGGTGGTGACCCCTGGGCCCAGTGTCCATCCAGACAGTGTAAGGCCACGTTTGGAGATGGGTCATGTGATAAAGAGTGCACCGAGCCGGAGTGTCTGAGGGACGGGTTCGACTGTCTGAGGGACAAAGGACACTGCAA CTCAGGCCACATCCACTACTGCCGAGACCACTATGCCAACTCTTACTGTGACCAGGGCTGTGAAAGCGCCGCCTGTGGCTGGGATGGGAGTGACTGTCACAGGCACCACAGCCCTCTGTGGGCTAAGGGTACCCTGCTCCTGCACACCCACGTCCCCCTGCAACAAGGCACATTTTCCAACAGTTCCCTTCTCTGGGCCCTCAGCACCCTCCTGCAGACGCCCCTCAAATTGCGTGGCATGGTGCCCCTTGACCCCAGCAAGGACCTCTTCACCTTTAATCCCCAGCAGCTCGAGAACCTGCTGGCTCAAGCTTCCTCGGATGACTCAAATGG CTCTCTCCTATTCCTGCAAGTGGATAACAGGCCGTGCTCCCATCTTCCTTCTACCTGTTTCCCGTACGCCATCGAAGCAGCTAACTTCCTGCGGGCTGCTACGTCGTCGACTCGTGTGTCAGTCCCCTCTCACCCAGAATTAAAGGCCATTATTAGTGTAAGAGGGGTTGGGGAGGAaataggggggagagaggaggacccAGTTGAGGAAAAAGAGGAAACTAATG GAGGCACAGGAGCAACACCTCCATGGCTATGGGCTGTGATCGGCGTGGCAACGGGCCTGGTACTGGCTTTGGTCTTGATGGTTGTCTTGGCGATCAGAAGGGTGAGACGACGACgagcggagagggagggaggagagagggttaggcaCAGATCCACTGTCACTGAGAATGACAGCGGAGCCAATGTGGCCAAGGCATGGGCACAGCACACACCCCACCGAGAGCAGAGGGGCAggacggggagagagaaagacaggaatgGGATAAAAAAGAAGAAAGCAAAGGAGGCTGAGAAGAAAAGACGCAGAGATCCACTGGGGGAGGATGCCATTCGACTGCG GCCCCTGAAAAAGGACCTGGATATTGGAAGTGACACTGACTTTACACAGAGCTCTATGGAGGACATCAACAGGTCCATCTGTGACCACCGGACGCAAGAGCAGAAGCACTACCGCAGCCCCCCGAGCCACCCACAACCACCCATACAAC CTCCCCCTAGAGGATGGGAGAGAAATGCTGTCCCGTCTACACAACACAGAGCACCCAATCAA TCTGGTTCGGTTCAGTGGTGTGGTCCAGATGGGTCAGTTGTCCTGATTCGTGCGGTCCGGAGTGGGCTTGACCGTGTGGTTCTGGAGCTGCTACGAGCTGGGGTGCCGGTCAACAACACCGACCACACTG GGAGATCAGCCCTCCACTGGGCATCCTCAGTTAACCACCTCTCCTTGACAAGAACCCTCACTCGCTACGGTGCTGCTGTGGAcctacaggacaacaag GGTGAGACTGCTCTGTTCCTCTCCGCCCTCCACGGTTGCTACGACACCGCCCGGTTCCTGCTCCTAAACGGGGCCAATCAGGATCTGTCTGATCGCAGAGGACGCCGGGCACTGGATGTTGCCCGAGAGGGCATGCATCATCAAGTCTTGGAGCTCCTATTGGCTCACAGGGTTCAGAGAGGGCCTATTCCTATGGAGCAAGCCAATGATATGCTGTGGGATGAGCGTGCCTTGCTGTATAGCCAATGGGTGAATTCCCCTGGGCTCCCTGGGAGAAGTGCCTCCTTCTCTGGTGTCATAGGGCATCGGGATATGTCTTCGCCTCCACCAAG TGATTGGTCAATGGGCAGAGTGCAGTGCCCTTCCCCTCAGAACTGGCGGCCACAGCTCAACCAATCAGTGACCGCACTGGTCACCCCAAGAATCATGGGGCGTCCCCCACGGCCAATCAGCACTCTGCAAGAAGTTACCTCAGAGGACGAAGATCGTGAAAGGCCCCAGGAAGTCCCGAGAGCAGCGACACCGCACTTCCTGTTACCCCAGCCTGCTCCTCGACAGCGGTCCTTCTCCTGTACCCAGAATGCAATGCAGCGTCGCTCCAGTTCACAGCAGCCTGAACCAACTTATGTCGCCTTATCAGAGAAAATTGCCAATGAGCCCATAGAAAGAGTGATCGTAGTCCCTCCTACAGATGCTCCCATCCAATCAAATCGTAGATCAATAGTCGATAGTAGCGATAACCCCAACAGGGCGGCGCCAGAGATTGAAACAGCAAGTTTTAAAAAGGCAGACCAGAAAGCCCGAAATGAGAAGCTAAATAACCACATGCCCGACTCTAAACAAACAGCTTTGTAA
- the notchl gene encoding neurogenic locus notch homolog protein 1 isoform X2 produces the protein MMLVLWTAVLLGLSRWCRAAASPGGDPWAQCPSRQCKATFGDGSCDKECTEPECLRDGFDCLRDKGHCNSGHIHYCRDHYANSYCDQGCESAACGWDGSDCHRHHSPLWAKGTLLLHTHVPLQQGTFSNSSLLWALSTLLQTPLKLRGMVPLDPSKDLFTFNPQQLENLLAQASSDDSNGSLLFLQVDNRPCSHLPSTCFPYAIEAANFLRAATSSTRVSVPSHPELKAIISVRGVGEEIGGREEDPVEEKEETNGGTGATPPWLWAVIGVATGLVLALVLMVVLAIRRVRRRRAEREGGERVRHRSTVTENDSGANVAKAWAQHTPHREQRGRTGREKDRNGIKKKKAKEAEKKRRRDPLGEDAIRLRPLKKDLDIGSDTDFTQSSMEDINRSICDHRTQEQKHYRSPPSHPQPPIQPPLLAPPRGWERNAVPSTQHRAPNQSGSVQWCGPDGSVVLIRAVRSGLDRVVLELLRAGVPVNNTDHTGRSALHWASSVNHLSLTRTLTRYGAAVDLQDNKGETALFLSALHGCYDTARFLLLNGANQDLSDRRGRRALDVAREGMHHQVLELLLAHRVQRGPIPMEQANDMLWDERALLYSQWVNSPGLPGRSASFSGVIGHRDMSSPPPSDWSMGRVQCPSPQNWRPQLNQSVTALVTPRIMGRPPRPISTLQEVTSEDEDRERPQEVPRAATPHFLLPQPAPRQRSFSCTQNAMQRRSSSQQPEPTYVALSEKIANEPIERVIVVPPTDAPIQSNRRSIVDSSDNPNRAAPEIETASFKKADQKARNEKLNNHMPDSKQTAL, from the exons ATGATGCTGGTGCTGTGGACAGCTGTTCTGTTGGGTTTGAGCAGGTGGTGTCGAG CAGCAGCATCTCCCGGTGGTGACCCCTGGGCCCAGTGTCCATCCAGACAGTGTAAGGCCACGTTTGGAGATGGGTCATGTGATAAAGAGTGCACCGAGCCGGAGTGTCTGAGGGACGGGTTCGACTGTCTGAGGGACAAAGGACACTGCAA CTCAGGCCACATCCACTACTGCCGAGACCACTATGCCAACTCTTACTGTGACCAGGGCTGTGAAAGCGCCGCCTGTGGCTGGGATGGGAGTGACTGTCACAGGCACCACAGCCCTCTGTGGGCTAAGGGTACCCTGCTCCTGCACACCCACGTCCCCCTGCAACAAGGCACATTTTCCAACAGTTCCCTTCTCTGGGCCCTCAGCACCCTCCTGCAGACGCCCCTCAAATTGCGTGGCATGGTGCCCCTTGACCCCAGCAAGGACCTCTTCACCTTTAATCCCCAGCAGCTCGAGAACCTGCTGGCTCAAGCTTCCTCGGATGACTCAAATGG CTCTCTCCTATTCCTGCAAGTGGATAACAGGCCGTGCTCCCATCTTCCTTCTACCTGTTTCCCGTACGCCATCGAAGCAGCTAACTTCCTGCGGGCTGCTACGTCGTCGACTCGTGTGTCAGTCCCCTCTCACCCAGAATTAAAGGCCATTATTAGTGTAAGAGGGGTTGGGGAGGAaataggggggagagaggaggacccAGTTGAGGAAAAAGAGGAAACTAATG GAGGCACAGGAGCAACACCTCCATGGCTATGGGCTGTGATCGGCGTGGCAACGGGCCTGGTACTGGCTTTGGTCTTGATGGTTGTCTTGGCGATCAGAAGGGTGAGACGACGACgagcggagagggagggaggagagagggttaggcaCAGATCCACTGTCACTGAGAATGACAGCGGAGCCAATGTGGCCAAGGCATGGGCACAGCACACACCCCACCGAGAGCAGAGGGGCAggacggggagagagaaagacaggaatgGGATAAAAAAGAAGAAAGCAAAGGAGGCTGAGAAGAAAAGACGCAGAGATCCACTGGGGGAGGATGCCATTCGACTGCG GCCCCTGAAAAAGGACCTGGATATTGGAAGTGACACTGACTTTACACAGAGCTCTATGGAGGACATCAACAGGTCCATCTGTGACCACCGGACGCAAGAGCAGAAGCACTACCGCAGCCCCCCGAGCCACCCACAACCACCCATACAAC CTCCCCTTTTAGCTCCCCCTAGAGGATGGGAGAGAAATGCTGTCCCGTCTACACAACACAGAGCACCCAATCAA TCTGGTTCGGTTCAGTGGTGTGGTCCAGATGGGTCAGTTGTCCTGATTCGTGCGGTCCGGAGTGGGCTTGACCGTGTGGTTCTGGAGCTGCTACGAGCTGGGGTGCCGGTCAACAACACCGACCACACTG GGAGATCAGCCCTCCACTGGGCATCCTCAGTTAACCACCTCTCCTTGACAAGAACCCTCACTCGCTACGGTGCTGCTGTGGAcctacaggacaacaag GGTGAGACTGCTCTGTTCCTCTCCGCCCTCCACGGTTGCTACGACACCGCCCGGTTCCTGCTCCTAAACGGGGCCAATCAGGATCTGTCTGATCGCAGAGGACGCCGGGCACTGGATGTTGCCCGAGAGGGCATGCATCATCAAGTCTTGGAGCTCCTATTGGCTCACAGGGTTCAGAGAGGGCCTATTCCTATGGAGCAAGCCAATGATATGCTGTGGGATGAGCGTGCCTTGCTGTATAGCCAATGGGTGAATTCCCCTGGGCTCCCTGGGAGAAGTGCCTCCTTCTCTGGTGTCATAGGGCATCGGGATATGTCTTCGCCTCCACCAAG TGATTGGTCAATGGGCAGAGTGCAGTGCCCTTCCCCTCAGAACTGGCGGCCACAGCTCAACCAATCAGTGACCGCACTGGTCACCCCAAGAATCATGGGGCGTCCCCCACGGCCAATCAGCACTCTGCAAGAAGTTACCTCAGAGGACGAAGATCGTGAAAGGCCCCAGGAAGTCCCGAGAGCAGCGACACCGCACTTCCTGTTACCCCAGCCTGCTCCTCGACAGCGGTCCTTCTCCTGTACCCAGAATGCAATGCAGCGTCGCTCCAGTTCACAGCAGCCTGAACCAACTTATGTCGCCTTATCAGAGAAAATTGCCAATGAGCCCATAGAAAGAGTGATCGTAGTCCCTCCTACAGATGCTCCCATCCAATCAAATCGTAGATCAATAGTCGATAGTAGCGATAACCCCAACAGGGCGGCGCCAGAGATTGAAACAGCAAGTTTTAAAAAGGCAGACCAGAAAGCCCGAAATGAGAAGCTAAATAACCACATGCCCGACTCTAAACAAACAGCTTTGTAA
- the notchl gene encoding neurogenic locus notch homolog protein 1 isoform X1 has translation MMLVLWTAVLLGLSRWCRVAAASPGGDPWAQCPSRQCKATFGDGSCDKECTEPECLRDGFDCLRDKGHCNSGHIHYCRDHYANSYCDQGCESAACGWDGSDCHRHHSPLWAKGTLLLHTHVPLQQGTFSNSSLLWALSTLLQTPLKLRGMVPLDPSKDLFTFNPQQLENLLAQASSDDSNGSLLFLQVDNRPCSHLPSTCFPYAIEAANFLRAATSSTRVSVPSHPELKAIISVRGVGEEIGGREEDPVEEKEETNGGTGATPPWLWAVIGVATGLVLALVLMVVLAIRRVRRRRAEREGGERVRHRSTVTENDSGANVAKAWAQHTPHREQRGRTGREKDRNGIKKKKAKEAEKKRRRDPLGEDAIRLRPLKKDLDIGSDTDFTQSSMEDINRSICDHRTQEQKHYRSPPSHPQPPIQPPLLAPPRGWERNAVPSTQHRAPNQSGSVQWCGPDGSVVLIRAVRSGLDRVVLELLRAGVPVNNTDHTGRSALHWASSVNHLSLTRTLTRYGAAVDLQDNKGETALFLSALHGCYDTARFLLLNGANQDLSDRRGRRALDVAREGMHHQVLELLLAHRVQRGPIPMEQANDMLWDERALLYSQWVNSPGLPGRSASFSGVIGHRDMSSPPPSDWSMGRVQCPSPQNWRPQLNQSVTALVTPRIMGRPPRPISTLQEVTSEDEDRERPQEVPRAATPHFLLPQPAPRQRSFSCTQNAMQRRSSSQQPEPTYVALSEKIANEPIERVIVVPPTDAPIQSNRRSIVDSSDNPNRAAPEIETASFKKADQKARNEKLNNHMPDSKQTAL, from the exons ATGATGCTGGTGCTGTGGACAGCTGTTCTGTTGGGTTTGAGCAGGTGGTGTCGAG TAGCAGCAGCATCTCCCGGTGGTGACCCCTGGGCCCAGTGTCCATCCAGACAGTGTAAGGCCACGTTTGGAGATGGGTCATGTGATAAAGAGTGCACCGAGCCGGAGTGTCTGAGGGACGGGTTCGACTGTCTGAGGGACAAAGGACACTGCAA CTCAGGCCACATCCACTACTGCCGAGACCACTATGCCAACTCTTACTGTGACCAGGGCTGTGAAAGCGCCGCCTGTGGCTGGGATGGGAGTGACTGTCACAGGCACCACAGCCCTCTGTGGGCTAAGGGTACCCTGCTCCTGCACACCCACGTCCCCCTGCAACAAGGCACATTTTCCAACAGTTCCCTTCTCTGGGCCCTCAGCACCCTCCTGCAGACGCCCCTCAAATTGCGTGGCATGGTGCCCCTTGACCCCAGCAAGGACCTCTTCACCTTTAATCCCCAGCAGCTCGAGAACCTGCTGGCTCAAGCTTCCTCGGATGACTCAAATGG CTCTCTCCTATTCCTGCAAGTGGATAACAGGCCGTGCTCCCATCTTCCTTCTACCTGTTTCCCGTACGCCATCGAAGCAGCTAACTTCCTGCGGGCTGCTACGTCGTCGACTCGTGTGTCAGTCCCCTCTCACCCAGAATTAAAGGCCATTATTAGTGTAAGAGGGGTTGGGGAGGAaataggggggagagaggaggacccAGTTGAGGAAAAAGAGGAAACTAATG GAGGCACAGGAGCAACACCTCCATGGCTATGGGCTGTGATCGGCGTGGCAACGGGCCTGGTACTGGCTTTGGTCTTGATGGTTGTCTTGGCGATCAGAAGGGTGAGACGACGACgagcggagagggagggaggagagagggttaggcaCAGATCCACTGTCACTGAGAATGACAGCGGAGCCAATGTGGCCAAGGCATGGGCACAGCACACACCCCACCGAGAGCAGAGGGGCAggacggggagagagaaagacaggaatgGGATAAAAAAGAAGAAAGCAAAGGAGGCTGAGAAGAAAAGACGCAGAGATCCACTGGGGGAGGATGCCATTCGACTGCG GCCCCTGAAAAAGGACCTGGATATTGGAAGTGACACTGACTTTACACAGAGCTCTATGGAGGACATCAACAGGTCCATCTGTGACCACCGGACGCAAGAGCAGAAGCACTACCGCAGCCCCCCGAGCCACCCACAACCACCCATACAAC CTCCCCTTTTAGCTCCCCCTAGAGGATGGGAGAGAAATGCTGTCCCGTCTACACAACACAGAGCACCCAATCAA TCTGGTTCGGTTCAGTGGTGTGGTCCAGATGGGTCAGTTGTCCTGATTCGTGCGGTCCGGAGTGGGCTTGACCGTGTGGTTCTGGAGCTGCTACGAGCTGGGGTGCCGGTCAACAACACCGACCACACTG GGAGATCAGCCCTCCACTGGGCATCCTCAGTTAACCACCTCTCCTTGACAAGAACCCTCACTCGCTACGGTGCTGCTGTGGAcctacaggacaacaag GGTGAGACTGCTCTGTTCCTCTCCGCCCTCCACGGTTGCTACGACACCGCCCGGTTCCTGCTCCTAAACGGGGCCAATCAGGATCTGTCTGATCGCAGAGGACGCCGGGCACTGGATGTTGCCCGAGAGGGCATGCATCATCAAGTCTTGGAGCTCCTATTGGCTCACAGGGTTCAGAGAGGGCCTATTCCTATGGAGCAAGCCAATGATATGCTGTGGGATGAGCGTGCCTTGCTGTATAGCCAATGGGTGAATTCCCCTGGGCTCCCTGGGAGAAGTGCCTCCTTCTCTGGTGTCATAGGGCATCGGGATATGTCTTCGCCTCCACCAAG TGATTGGTCAATGGGCAGAGTGCAGTGCCCTTCCCCTCAGAACTGGCGGCCACAGCTCAACCAATCAGTGACCGCACTGGTCACCCCAAGAATCATGGGGCGTCCCCCACGGCCAATCAGCACTCTGCAAGAAGTTACCTCAGAGGACGAAGATCGTGAAAGGCCCCAGGAAGTCCCGAGAGCAGCGACACCGCACTTCCTGTTACCCCAGCCTGCTCCTCGACAGCGGTCCTTCTCCTGTACCCAGAATGCAATGCAGCGTCGCTCCAGTTCACAGCAGCCTGAACCAACTTATGTCGCCTTATCAGAGAAAATTGCCAATGAGCCCATAGAAAGAGTGATCGTAGTCCCTCCTACAGATGCTCCCATCCAATCAAATCGTAGATCAATAGTCGATAGTAGCGATAACCCCAACAGGGCGGCGCCAGAGATTGAAACAGCAAGTTTTAAAAAGGCAGACCAGAAAGCCCGAAATGAGAAGCTAAATAACCACATGCCCGACTCTAAACAAACAGCTTTGTAA
- the notchl gene encoding neurogenic locus notch homolog protein 1 isoform X3: MMLVLWTAVLLGLSRWCRVAAASPGGDPWAQCPSRQCKATFGDGSCDKECTEPECLRDGFDCLRDKGHCNSGHIHYCRDHYANSYCDQGCESAACGWDGSDCHRHHSPLWAKGTLLLHTHVPLQQGTFSNSSLLWALSTLLQTPLKLRGMVPLDPSKDLFTFNPQQLENLLAQASSDDSNGSLLFLQVDNRPCSHLPSTCFPYAIEAANFLRAATSSTRVSVPSHPELKAIISVRGVGEEIGGREEDPVEEKEETNGATPPWLWAVIGVATGLVLALVLMVVLAIRRVRRRRAEREGGERVRHRSTVTENDSGANVAKAWAQHTPHREQRGRTGREKDRNGIKKKKAKEAEKKRRRDPLGEDAIRLRPLKKDLDIGSDTDFTQSSMEDINRSICDHRTQEQKHYRSPPSHPQPPIQPPLLAPPRGWERNAVPSTQHRAPNQSGSVQWCGPDGSVVLIRAVRSGLDRVVLELLRAGVPVNNTDHTGRSALHWASSVNHLSLTRTLTRYGAAVDLQDNKGETALFLSALHGCYDTARFLLLNGANQDLSDRRGRRALDVAREGMHHQVLELLLAHRVQRGPIPMEQANDMLWDERALLYSQWVNSPGLPGRSASFSGVIGHRDMSSPPPSDWSMGRVQCPSPQNWRPQLNQSVTALVTPRIMGRPPRPISTLQEVTSEDEDRERPQEVPRAATPHFLLPQPAPRQRSFSCTQNAMQRRSSSQQPEPTYVALSEKIANEPIERVIVVPPTDAPIQSNRRSIVDSSDNPNRAAPEIETASFKKADQKARNEKLNNHMPDSKQTAL, from the exons ATGATGCTGGTGCTGTGGACAGCTGTTCTGTTGGGTTTGAGCAGGTGGTGTCGAG TAGCAGCAGCATCTCCCGGTGGTGACCCCTGGGCCCAGTGTCCATCCAGACAGTGTAAGGCCACGTTTGGAGATGGGTCATGTGATAAAGAGTGCACCGAGCCGGAGTGTCTGAGGGACGGGTTCGACTGTCTGAGGGACAAAGGACACTGCAA CTCAGGCCACATCCACTACTGCCGAGACCACTATGCCAACTCTTACTGTGACCAGGGCTGTGAAAGCGCCGCCTGTGGCTGGGATGGGAGTGACTGTCACAGGCACCACAGCCCTCTGTGGGCTAAGGGTACCCTGCTCCTGCACACCCACGTCCCCCTGCAACAAGGCACATTTTCCAACAGTTCCCTTCTCTGGGCCCTCAGCACCCTCCTGCAGACGCCCCTCAAATTGCGTGGCATGGTGCCCCTTGACCCCAGCAAGGACCTCTTCACCTTTAATCCCCAGCAGCTCGAGAACCTGCTGGCTCAAGCTTCCTCGGATGACTCAAATGG CTCTCTCCTATTCCTGCAAGTGGATAACAGGCCGTGCTCCCATCTTCCTTCTACCTGTTTCCCGTACGCCATCGAAGCAGCTAACTTCCTGCGGGCTGCTACGTCGTCGACTCGTGTGTCAGTCCCCTCTCACCCAGAATTAAAGGCCATTATTAGTGTAAGAGGGGTTGGGGAGGAaataggggggagagaggaggacccAGTTGAGGAAAAAGAGGAAACTAATG GAGCAACACCTCCATGGCTATGGGCTGTGATCGGCGTGGCAACGGGCCTGGTACTGGCTTTGGTCTTGATGGTTGTCTTGGCGATCAGAAGGGTGAGACGACGACgagcggagagggagggaggagagagggttaggcaCAGATCCACTGTCACTGAGAATGACAGCGGAGCCAATGTGGCCAAGGCATGGGCACAGCACACACCCCACCGAGAGCAGAGGGGCAggacggggagagagaaagacaggaatgGGATAAAAAAGAAGAAAGCAAAGGAGGCTGAGAAGAAAAGACGCAGAGATCCACTGGGGGAGGATGCCATTCGACTGCG GCCCCTGAAAAAGGACCTGGATATTGGAAGTGACACTGACTTTACACAGAGCTCTATGGAGGACATCAACAGGTCCATCTGTGACCACCGGACGCAAGAGCAGAAGCACTACCGCAGCCCCCCGAGCCACCCACAACCACCCATACAAC CTCCCCTTTTAGCTCCCCCTAGAGGATGGGAGAGAAATGCTGTCCCGTCTACACAACACAGAGCACCCAATCAA TCTGGTTCGGTTCAGTGGTGTGGTCCAGATGGGTCAGTTGTCCTGATTCGTGCGGTCCGGAGTGGGCTTGACCGTGTGGTTCTGGAGCTGCTACGAGCTGGGGTGCCGGTCAACAACACCGACCACACTG GGAGATCAGCCCTCCACTGGGCATCCTCAGTTAACCACCTCTCCTTGACAAGAACCCTCACTCGCTACGGTGCTGCTGTGGAcctacaggacaacaag GGTGAGACTGCTCTGTTCCTCTCCGCCCTCCACGGTTGCTACGACACCGCCCGGTTCCTGCTCCTAAACGGGGCCAATCAGGATCTGTCTGATCGCAGAGGACGCCGGGCACTGGATGTTGCCCGAGAGGGCATGCATCATCAAGTCTTGGAGCTCCTATTGGCTCACAGGGTTCAGAGAGGGCCTATTCCTATGGAGCAAGCCAATGATATGCTGTGGGATGAGCGTGCCTTGCTGTATAGCCAATGGGTGAATTCCCCTGGGCTCCCTGGGAGAAGTGCCTCCTTCTCTGGTGTCATAGGGCATCGGGATATGTCTTCGCCTCCACCAAG TGATTGGTCAATGGGCAGAGTGCAGTGCCCTTCCCCTCAGAACTGGCGGCCACAGCTCAACCAATCAGTGACCGCACTGGTCACCCCAAGAATCATGGGGCGTCCCCCACGGCCAATCAGCACTCTGCAAGAAGTTACCTCAGAGGACGAAGATCGTGAAAGGCCCCAGGAAGTCCCGAGAGCAGCGACACCGCACTTCCTGTTACCCCAGCCTGCTCCTCGACAGCGGTCCTTCTCCTGTACCCAGAATGCAATGCAGCGTCGCTCCAGTTCACAGCAGCCTGAACCAACTTATGTCGCCTTATCAGAGAAAATTGCCAATGAGCCCATAGAAAGAGTGATCGTAGTCCCTCCTACAGATGCTCCCATCCAATCAAATCGTAGATCAATAGTCGATAGTAGCGATAACCCCAACAGGGCGGCGCCAGAGATTGAAACAGCAAGTTTTAAAAAGGCAGACCAGAAAGCCCGAAATGAGAAGCTAAATAACCACATGCCCGACTCTAAACAAACAGCTTTGTAA